The following nucleotide sequence is from Lacinutrix sp. Hel_I_90.
AAGACGGGGTAGAGCCAGAACTAGTACAACAAGAAATACTTAATTTTGTTACAAATACTAGTGATAAAGTGTCTGTTGTCACGATTGAGGAAGTTCATAATGCAAGTGATAATGGTTTTGTTATTTACTCTAATCAATTAACTCTAGAAGGCAGCTTTGAAGACTTATTAACTACAGTATATCGTTTTGAGAGAGAATTTTCTTTTTCAAGACTTGTTAATGTTAGTTTTTTTAAGAAGAAGGATTATAAAACAAGACAACAAAAATTATATTCAAAAATTATATTTCAAAATTATGAAAAAGAGATTCAAAATAAATAAGACACTAATTAGTAGTTTATTATCACTACTGGTCTTGTCTGTTTTTAGTTGTGATGATATTGTTGAAGAAGATCTAGCAAATGATCTAGTAGTAACCATTACGCCAAGTTCTGGACAAGTAATTACCTCTAACGCGGTCTCATTTCAATGGAACAATTTAGAAGGTGCAGATGACTATCGGGTTCAAATAGAAAATAATACCAATGTGGTTATTTTAGATTCTGTGGTGTCAACAACCACTTTAGAGTATCCTCTAAATCCTGGGGCTTTTAAATGGAGAGTAAGAGGAGAAAATTTTGCTTATCACACGGCTTATACTTTTCCAATAGCGTTTTCGGTTGAGGCGTCAAACGATTTAACAAACCAAACCGTTTTTTTAAATACACCTACAAATAATTATTATACTAACTCCGGAAATGGCATTATTACCACTTGGGCAAGTATAAACTCTGCAGACTCCTATACCTTTGAATTGGAAAAACGACTATCTGGTAATACAACGACACTTTATCAAGAAGCAGGAATTACAGCAACCACCTACACTATAGATGGTAGTTATCTTAATGAAGATGCGGCATATATTTGGAAAGTAAAAGCGCTTAATACAACTACAATGACAGAAACAATATATGCCAGCAGAAGTATTCTTTTTGACTCAACAGTTCCTAATGTACCAGGTCTGTTGAGTCCAGCCAATAATGCTACGGCCGTAGTAAATACAAATGTTGTTTTTAACTGGGATTCTGGAACGGATCCGGGTAATATTAATGCACCATTAACACATCTACTTGAAATTGCGACAAATACAAATTTCAGCAACGCAGAAGTATATTCAACGACAACACTAACACAAGGCATTACTTTTGTAGTAACAGGAGATTATTATTGGAGAGTAAAAACCCGCGACCAGGCGGGTAATGAAAGCGCCTATTCTGGTTATAATAAGATTACAGTAAATTAATATAGATGTCGAAAAAAAACATTAATAGAGTCTTAATAGTAGGGGTCACCATAATATGGAGCATTTTACTGTATAAGTTTATTAATACTATGGTTTTTGATGAGGATACCGAAATAGCGACCGAAAACCTTCCTGAAGCAAAAATAATTGCTCAGGTAGCCAAAGACACGATTAATCTTAAAGATTATCAAAGAGACCCTTTTTTAGGCAATTTTAAAACGCCTAAAGAAGTGAAGTCCAATTTAGGTGCAACAAAAAAAGTAATAAAACAAGCAATACCTACAAATCAGAAATGGCCACTTATTGATTATCTAGGGTTTGTTAAAGAGGCGCATGGTAAACCGCTTTTGCTAATTAAGATAAACAAGAAGCTCTATAGAAAAAAAGCATCAGAAGCTTTTATTGAAGGCTTTAATGTGGTTGCTTTTTATAAAGATTCTATTGAAGTCGCTTTTAATAACGAAAAGCGAATAATAAGGAAAAACTAGTTCTTAAATTGAAATACAGTTTGTATAAAAGAATGACCTACTGCGATTTCGAGACCTAATGGTTTGACCATATATAATATAAAAAAAATGAGAGAATCGCTTCTCTCATTTTTTTTTATGCCATTAAAACAATTTTATTTCACAACTAATTGTTTTCTATAGGTCTTCCCAGTTTTGCTAGTTACTTCAACAAAGTACACACCAGGTTTTAAACTAGTAATACGCATGCTATTCGCATTACTTTGTTTTACAATAATACCCATTAAGTTTCTTAAGACAGTACGTTCTATTTGTTCAGACGTATTGTTTAGTCTAACATTAAAAGTATCTCTTGCAGGATTAGGGTAGATGGATAATGTCTTTTTATCTTTAAAGCAATCTACTACTAGTTCTACATCTCCTCTGTAACATAATTCACCAGTCTCTTCGTCAAATATAGATAAGACTTCGATATAGTTACCATTCTCAGTATATAAAAATGTCGTATTTGCTCCATTGGTAGGAACATTAATATCTGTTCCTTGATGTGTTAAAACAACGTTATAGCCTTTATAATCACCCTTTGGCGCTTTGATTCTATATTTCCCACATTTTCCTTGGGGCGCTATTGAGCCAGCAAAAGCATCAAAAATAACATTACAGGCTTCAGAATAATCACAACTTTGAAATACTATTTTAAAACGTTCATTAAATTCACCCACTTCAGAGGTAAAGAAATAAGGAGAATCAGTTAAATTATGGCAAACATTTAATAAATTATCAACTAAGAACGTAGTGCGGTTTTGAATAAATTCACCCTGAAATTGCGTAATTGAGATTGCAAATTCCTCTGGCGCAGCATCTACAGCTTCAATAGAGTTATAGAAACCAAGAGAGACTTCCTCATTACTGTTTAAGTCGCTTGGATTTTTACCTTGTATTCTAAACTTTTCTTCTGATTCGTCTATATTAAAGTAAATTAAGCTGTAAGGTATAGCATAAGGGATATCTAAATCTAAATCATAAGACCTTCCATCATTAGCACTTGTAGCTCCATTTACATAACTTAATAAAATATTTTCATTTATTCCAGATGAACTATTTAAGTTAAGCCAAAGTTTATTACTTAAAGGAGTGCTTTTAGAGCTTGAAGAGGTTTTATAAAAATTCTCATTTAAATCTACAATTCGCATGGCGTTATTAAATATTACTTTACCAGTTGTTGGTAAAGGAGACATTGATGGGATATCGTCAGAGAAGTTAGCAAAAAAACCTTGCGCTGATGAAATAGAGGGGTCTGGTGTAGGAGAAGGCGTACCACCGGCATCTGGTGCACAAGTCGTAAATGGCAACGATTCGCAAACGTTTAAGGTTGGGCCTGAAAAATTCATATAAAAATAATCAGATACGCTATAATTTAAACTTTCATTTCCATTATTATTACTAATTGGTGGCGCAGAAGCAGACCATAAAGCGACACAGCCATCAAGAATTCCGGTAGTATTGTTAACAGGATCATAGGTGTTTTTGAGTAAAAAAGCCTCTAGACTTATTGCTGAAGCATAAGGGTTGCCTATAAATACGTTATTATTATCATTGCCTGGAGCTGTGCCGGCAGGCGGCGATAAATTTGCGTCATTTCTAGTAATAGGAACTTCTATATAACCGTTGTTGAATTCTCCATCAAAGGCATAATTAAAAGTGCCTATGCCAGCAGAACCAGGAGCTTGTCTTGTAATATAACCCACACCAGACTCAACAGGTAAATTTAAATATGCAAAATTCCAAGCAAAGGGAGCTCCATCGTCTATACCATCAACACCAATACCTGGATTCGTTGCGTTATTATTATTTTCCTCATAAGTTAAGTCTTGAAAGTTTTCAGTTTTATAATAATAACGGTATCCACCAAAAGAGGGTGTGTTGGTAAAAGTTTCATCAATTGTTTCCCCTTTTATAGGGGAACTCCATAACTTGACAGCAGTAGAAAAAGTAGAGTTAAAACTTTTATTTACTGTAGCACTTCCAGTTGGTCCAACTATAAAAGCGTTTATTAAGTCTTCTTTTTGAACAAAAGAACCTTGATGTTGTACTATAAGGTTACCATTTATTTTGGCTATAGTTCTTACTTCTACATAATTAGAGGGAGCTATAGTTAGTGTGTAAGGTGCATTTATTGTAAGTTGGCAGCACGTAAAGCTTTCTATTCCTAATAAGTTTGTATCATAATCTCCATCTATAATAGCTTCTATTCCAAGATTAGGACCCGTAATATTGCTCCAGCTTGAACCGTTCCAGACAGTTATAGGGCAGCCAACAGGTGGAGGACCTTGCGCATTAATAGAAAAATTAAATAAAAGTACTAATAAAAAGAAAAGAGAAAGGTGTTTCATAAAAGCATGGCTTAAAAGTTAAAGTTTAATTTGAAATTTTTTATGTTTAGAAAGTCAATAATTTTTGTCTGTTTGAATTTACGTTTAATGGTTTATGTACCTCTTTTAACAGAGGCTAATTTTAAATAGTAATGACTTGAAGATACTGTTTAAAGATTGCTTTACTTTTTAAGGTCATAGCTATTCAATTCAAAAAACTGGTGTCCTTAATATCTAATAAATTACAGCATTTACTATAATACATTTTACTGTGAAAGATTTAAACTATTGTGTATTTAAAATTGGAATAGTCCGTTGTTCCTTTTTTATATTAAACAGATATAAGGTGTTATTATAAAAACCAATGCTGCTAAAAAAAAATGTTGTTGAAATGCGTAATTCCATCTTAATAGATTTATTTGAAGCGCTAAGATACTGATTAATTATAAAGTTAAAATAGAAACTTACTGTTTATATCGGTTTAACTTATCACATTTTCATAGTAAAACAATGGTACAGTTTAGTAGCTTAGATTATCTATTTTATTTCATTATTTTTTAGGAATATTAAATAGAAAACGACTACCTACAGATGGAGAAGACGCCACGCTTATTTTACCGTTTTGACTTTCAATAAGTTTTTTTACTGAAGCTAAACCTATACCTGTCCCCATATTGCCATTTCTGTCAGTAACACCTTCTGTAGCAAATAAATCGAATATAGTAGCTATTTTCTCTTTAGCAATACCTTTTCCGTTGTCAGAAACTGTAAAATGATAATCTTTTGCGCTTTCTTTTAAATTAACGCTAATTTCGATGGTGTCTTTATCATTATACTTTATAGCATTTATAACCAAATTAACCAAAATTCTTAAAATTGCAGATTTGTTAATGGTTAGATCCCCCGCGTTTTCTGTAAACGTAAAACTAATCTTGTCGTCATTAGGAATAGCTATTTTTTGAATCTCATGCATTAAACTATTAAATGAAACCGTTTCTTTATCAAATTTAAGAAGGTCATCATTTTTGTAGTAGGCTAAAATACCATCTATATAATCTTTTAAAGCGTTTGATGAAGATTTTAGGTAATTAAGATAGGTTTTTGAGTCTTCGCTTAATTTACCCTCATTTTCTTGTTCTAATAATTCTGTTAAAGAGATAATGTTTGCTAGTGGTGATTTTAAATCGTGAGAAACCACATTTGCAAATTTTTCCAGTTCTGTATTTCTGTTTGTTATAATATTTTGAGACGTTTTAAGAAGCTTATTCTGCAGTCTTAATTCAAAGAGATGAACCACTTGCTTGGCCATGTTTCTCAAAGCATCAATTTGTGCT
It contains:
- a CDS encoding T9SS type A sorting domain-containing protein, whose amino-acid sequence is MKHLSLFFLLVLLFNFSINAQGPPPVGCPITVWNGSSWSNITGPNLGIEAIIDGDYDTNLLGIESFTCCQLTINAPYTLTIAPSNYVEVRTIAKINGNLIVQHQGSFVQKEDLINAFIVGPTGSATVNKSFNSTFSTAVKLWSSPIKGETIDETFTNTPSFGGYRYYYKTENFQDLTYEENNNNATNPGIGVDGIDDGAPFAWNFAYLNLPVESGVGYITRQAPGSAGIGTFNYAFDGEFNNGYIEVPITRNDANLSPPAGTAPGNDNNNVFIGNPYASAISLEAFLLKNTYDPVNNTTGILDGCVALWSASAPPISNNNGNESLNYSVSDYFYMNFSGPTLNVCESLPFTTCAPDAGGTPSPTPDPSISSAQGFFANFSDDIPSMSPLPTTGKVIFNNAMRIVDLNENFYKTSSSSKSTPLSNKLWLNLNSSSGINENILLSYVNGATSANDGRSYDLDLDIPYAIPYSLIYFNIDESEEKFRIQGKNPSDLNSNEEVSLGFYNSIEAVDAAPEEFAISITQFQGEFIQNRTTFLVDNLLNVCHNLTDSPYFFTSEVGEFNERFKIVFQSCDYSEACNVIFDAFAGSIAPQGKCGKYRIKAPKGDYKGYNVVLTHQGTDINVPTNGANTTFLYTENGNYIEVLSIFDEETGELCYRGDVELVVDCFKDKKTLSIYPNPARDTFNVRLNNTSEQIERTVLRNLMGIIVKQSNANSMRITSLKPGVYFVEVTSKTGKTYRKQLVVK
- a CDS encoding GAF domain-containing sensor histidine kinase; translated protein: MLVPKTPLNECERQKEVEKYHVLDSFEEESYDNITSIMSFITDSPISFITLLDNDRNYIKSNYGFSVKESPRALSFCGHAINQEDILLVEDARKDDRFKDNPLVIEHQLIFYAGAPLINSKGYKLGTLCVYDHKPKTLNPAQIDALRNMAKQVVHLFELRLQNKLLKTSQNIITNRNTELEKFANVVSHDLKSPLANIISLTELLEQENEGKLSEDSKTYLNYLKSSSNALKDYIDGILAYYKNDDLLKFDKETVSFNSLMHEIQKIAIPNDDKISFTFTENAGDLTINKSAILRILVNLVINAIKYNDKDTIEISVNLKESAKDYHFTVSDNGKGIAKEKIATIFDLFATEGVTDRNGNMGTGIGLASVKKLIESQNGKISVASSPSVGSRFLFNIPKK